The Candidatus Dadabacteria bacterium genome includes a region encoding these proteins:
- a CDS encoding proline--tRNA ligase: MRFSSYFIPTVKEDPSDAEIVSHKLMVRAGMIRKLAAGIYNYLPLGLRSIRKVENIVREEMNRAGAIELLMPAVLPAEPWIESARWDYYGKELLRFKDRAERDFCLGPTHEEIITDIVRKEIRSYKQLPVNFYQIQTKFRDEIRPRFGVMRAREFIMKDAYSFDVSDERADRSYQAMYDAYVRIFERCGLAFSVVAADSGNIGGSFSHEFMVTADTGEDVIMSSTEADYAANLELAKIGISEDEREGLRTTSGLEEVSEVHTPGLKTVEDVAQLLKVGPEKLIKTLIVHTETEPAVALVRGDAELSLTKLRNFLGCDVAELADPQTILEVSGGPLGFSGPVGLKRKNVRVIADKSVRNMKNAVTGANKGDYHITGVNPGRDFEADSYADIRVAREGDPCPVSENGVLKASRGIEVGHVFKLGTKYSEAMGATYVDENGVEKPLVMGCYGIGIGRTVAAAIEQNNDEYGIKFPVPIAPFEVSVLPINMKQQDVRDVAEKVYSALLHDGVDVLIDDRAETAGVKFKDSDLLGIPIQVTVGQRSLKEGKVEIKNRNSGERISIMVEEVSGEIAALLAEQR; the protein is encoded by the coding sequence ATGAGGTTTTCTTCCTATTTCATACCCACGGTCAAGGAAGATCCTTCGGATGCCGAGATCGTAAGTCACAAGCTTATGGTAAGAGCAGGCATGATAAGAAAGCTTGCGGCCGGGATCTACAACTACCTTCCTTTGGGACTCAGGTCCATAAGAAAAGTCGAAAACATAGTGCGGGAAGAAATGAACAGGGCAGGAGCCATAGAGCTCCTCATGCCCGCAGTGCTTCCGGCTGAACCCTGGATCGAAAGCGCCAGATGGGATTACTACGGAAAGGAGCTGCTTCGCTTCAAGGACCGAGCCGAGCGGGATTTCTGTCTGGGGCCCACGCACGAGGAAATAATAACGGACATAGTCAGGAAGGAGATTCGTTCCTACAAACAGCTTCCCGTTAATTTTTACCAGATACAGACGAAATTCAGGGATGAAATCCGTCCCCGCTTTGGGGTTATGAGGGCACGTGAATTCATAATGAAAGATGCCTACAGCTTCGACGTTTCGGATGAGAGAGCGGATCGTTCCTACCAGGCGATGTACGACGCCTATGTGCGTATATTTGAAAGATGCGGGCTCGCGTTCAGCGTGGTTGCCGCCGATTCAGGAAACATCGGCGGAAGTTTCTCACATGAGTTCATGGTGACTGCCGACACCGGGGAAGACGTAATAATGAGTTCCACGGAGGCAGATTACGCCGCCAATCTGGAACTCGCAAAAATCGGCATTTCAGAAGACGAAAGGGAGGGATTAAGAACAACCTCCGGACTTGAAGAGGTCTCCGAGGTCCATACCCCGGGCCTTAAGACGGTTGAGGATGTGGCGCAGCTTTTAAAAGTCGGTCCGGAAAAACTGATAAAGACTCTTATAGTGCATACCGAAACAGAGCCGGCCGTTGCGCTCGTAAGGGGAGACGCGGAGCTCAGTCTAACCAAGCTTCGAAATTTTCTCGGATGTGACGTTGCAGAACTTGCCGATCCGCAGACAATTCTGGAAGTTTCAGGAGGGCCGCTCGGATTCAGCGGACCCGTGGGACTTAAGAGAAAGAACGTGAGGGTGATTGCGGACAAATCCGTTCGCAATATGAAAAACGCCGTAACGGGAGCCAACAAAGGCGACTATCACATAACCGGCGTTAACCCCGGGCGGGACTTTGAAGCCGACTCCTATGCGGACATAAGGGTGGCAAGGGAAGGGGACCCGTGCCCGGTTTCTGAAAACGGAGTTCTGAAGGCGTCAAGAGGCATCGAAGTCGGTCATGTTTTTAAGCTGGGAACCAAGTACAGCGAAGCCATGGGAGCCACCTACGTAGATGAAAACGGAGTGGAAAAACCGCTTGTTATGGGTTGTTACGGAATCGGGATAGGAAGGACGGTAGCAGCAGCGATAGAACAGAATAACGATGAGTACGGAATAAAATTTCCCGTCCCCATAGCTCCGTTTGAAGTTTCCGTGCTTCCGATAAACATGAAACAGCAGGATGTGAGGGACGTAGCGGAAAAAGTATATTCAGCGCTTCTCCACGATGGAGTGGATGTTCTTATTGATGACAGAGCGGAGACCGCTGGCGTGAAATTCAAAGATTCGGATCTGCTCGGAATCCCGATTCAGGTCACTGTCGGGCAAAGAAGCCTGAAAGAGGGCAAGGTGGAGATAAAGAATAGAAACTCCGGTGAGAGAATAAGCATTATGGTAGAAGAAGTCTCAGGAGAAATTGCTGCTCTTTTAGCTGAACAGAGATAA